A window of the Tripterygium wilfordii isolate XIE 37 chromosome 12, ASM1340144v1, whole genome shotgun sequence genome harbors these coding sequences:
- the LOC120011082 gene encoding uncharacterized protein LOC120011082, translating into MDWFSWLSKTGLEPSLVYEYGLAFAHNELEHEDIVYINHEFLQSMGISIAKHRLEILKLARKERGPSPRSISRILVAIKKTKKCLQRYITTLIRREKSAIVVVPRPSYNTRLRGGMLKRNKKLILGKQERLLLTNGSPGFVGGNRINSFSSPYDHQQMEGCADDDGYCHWSTGVEEIRWDTMFQDLKPT; encoded by the coding sequence ATGGACTGGTTTTCATGGCTATCAAAAACAGGGCTTGAGCCTTCACTTGTGTATGAGTATGGCCTTGCTTTTGCCCACAACGAGCTTGAACATGAAGATATTGTTTACATCAACCATGAATTCTTGCAAAGCATGGGAATCTCCATAGCCAAACACAGGCTAGAGATCCTCAAATTagcaagaaaagagagaggaccAAGCCCAAGAAGCATATCAAGGATTCTTGTTGCAATCAAGAAGACAAAGAAGTGTCTACAAAGGTATATTACCACGCTTATTCGCCGCGAAAAATCTGCCATTGTTGTGGTTCCAAGGCCAAGCTATAACACTAGATTAAGAGGAGGAATGTTGAAGAGGAACAAGAAGCTGATTTTGGGTAAACAGGAGAGGCTTTTGCTCACAAATGGAAGCCCTGGATTTGTGGGTGGGAATAGGATTAATAGCTTTTCAAGTCCTTATGATCATCAACAGATGGAAGGTTGTGCAGATGATGATGGGTACTGCCACTGGTCAACTGGTGTTGAAGAGATCAGGTGGGATACTATGTTTCAAGATTTAAAACCCACATAA